The following nucleotide sequence is from Salvelinus namaycush isolate Seneca chromosome 23, SaNama_1.0, whole genome shotgun sequence.
TGTGTTTATTTAATGAAAATGTACTGCCCTTTAAAAGTCcgatgcagctgtttttatctcaaaatcaaatcatttctgggtaacaattaagtaccttagtgtgattgttttcaattaaaatggcaaaagaaacaaaaatagctataaAGAAACACCCTCCAAAATCAGCTGGACCAGTTACAATGAGTACAGAAAATTCTAAATTGAAACTTTCTTTATAGGTACATCATTTAGAACATATTATAAATTCCAACCGTATTAAAAATGTTGGTCAAAACATTTCTTTTTGGAACATTCAAAAACTCTTCAAAAACATTTACAATTTTTTCAAATATTGCATCATGGTAAAGTTAAAGGTATGTTCACATTCTGGCCAACAGGGGAGCCCTAGCTATCTCACACTGACAATTCAGAAGTGCTGGACAttatgtagtgttctgtttatgTGCTCTATATCTATATGCTACAGTCTGTGTGCTCTATATCTATACTCTATCTCTCTGCCCTGAGCAGTCTAAGTGGGAGATCATCCCTGTGTGTTGACagcctttctcctcctctttctctctcttgccctctcacTCCGTCTCTCcccatatctctttctctctcctcctcttcctcctctctctctctctctcctcctgccaaCCATCAGGTCAGTGTCTGCTGCCAGAGGGGTGTGGCTTACCCTGGGCCCAGCTAGCTATGGGGCCGGGCGGGGCCTGCCCTGTGGTTACCAAACCCATGATTAGTTTCACTCCCCCTGAACACTGGCAACACCGTCTGCTCTCACTGGCATCAACACACTCCTTTTGTCTACTCATCTGTAACCCAACTcataaggagaggagaggagaggagaggagaggagaggagaggagaggagaggagaggagaggagaggagaggagaggagaggagttttGATAGTGGCTGTTTACTGTTTTGGTTGAGATATTAATGATCTTAACTGACAGACCTTTGAATGGACCAGTCAAAGACAGGCTGTACTCTTTGAAGTAGACATtatcatatctctctctgtctcagtcgctctctgtctctctctcgctatctggCATCATTTTAGCCCTTACATGGGTAATAATTAGCCTTATGAGTGCAAGATAATATTGTCATAAATACTTAGACAAAACCGCATAAAAAAGCACTGCTCAGGATGTTTTGAATTACATATAATATTACTGACTACATTACATGTTTAGGAAATTACTACTATAAACTTTCTTGCATATATAACAATAAATGGATCTGTTTTAGGCTTGattccctaatggcaccctaatGGCCTATGTGCCCTGGTAAAAAAGAGTGCCCTATAAAGGTACATCTTAGACTTATTCAAGCCTTTGAGAGGCATGTTGGGCATTCGGGAGTTTGGGAGAATTAACTGTTTTAATTATGACACTACCCAGAATGCCTTGTGTAGCAGTGCAGCAGTGACATCACTGTGACtgtcttcatcagaccagattgTTTAACAGTTTACCAGCCCCGTAGACATTCAAGACTAGAGTACAGACAAAATAGAACTATAACACCAAGAAACTAGGACTATGTAATAGAATATTATAACTGGAATTATTTTAGCTAGAAATTTAATGATTTGCCCCATGTACAATTGAAATGTTTCTGAAATATTATTTTGAGGACCATCTGCGTAAAaggactgtatgtgtgtgtgttaatatataatataatataattattattactactataaCTTTTTCTAAAGGAAATTCTAAGAAAACCGCTCCAGAAATATAGCGTTATAGCTCACGTATTAACGGAATCCAGTCCTTTTGGCATATGGAAACCTGTAtcatttattattattgttgtgtAAACGTTTTAATACTAACTCCGAATTATGGAGTATCCCTAGAGGGATTACAGTTTAATCCCGTCCCTGTAGCGCGGTGGATCCAGTGGATTAAGGCTGTATTGTCTCTCTCTGTACCAGAGTCCCTTTAGGCCACAACACAATGGTTCTCGTACCCGCCAACGTCTTattattctctttctctctgaggggGAGTAGACTAGAGGTCTTGGAATAGAGAGTTTATGTTGCAGAAAGACAAAGCCTTCAGATTGATGGGAATCTCTTGCAACAGCATCGACTGTAAAACAATATCTGTCCGTTTACTGAGACGTCGGCCGAATTCTCTATTCAAATGAAGCCTAACATGGGGCGGGTTTAATGTGTCTAAATGTGGAAACGACATTAAGAACAAGTGTCATTACAAGATAATTACATAGGCTAATAAATGGTAATGACAGGGATAAATATGAGTATTAGAATAATAAGTAATGTTTTGATCACGTTTCGTTTCATTTGCAAAAGCATTGCTTTCTATTCTGTGAGCATATCGCAGTAATTACAGCCTTTTGTATAATATTACATTAtatgtatgtacatgtaggtatttATTATAGGTTATATATTATATGTCAGTGCATTGTGTAGTATCTATTCATTAATACGTTGTGAGGCATATTAGGGCTATATGTTTCCATAGGCCTACGATAGTCTACAACTGCAACGTTATTAGACCCGGGATATTGCATGTTTACTACAGCTTGTAAAGCACATGCTAAACGGTGATAGTGTAATCAGATAAGATCAGTTTAATACAGTCAGCGAGTTTATTACAGGCAGCTAGggcaggcagagagaaagagtaggAAAGCCGATTCCACTATTCCTGAGCGCTCTGTTAGCACAATGAAAGAGAGCCCAGGGAATTGAAACCAAAATCCACTTGTAATCTCGCAACAGTATCGGGCATAATTGGTTGAGGACCACAATATTAAGATTGATGAGACATTAAAGTGGTTCTTTGGAGTTCACGCGATCGATAAATATCCCAATTTCAAAAGCTTTCATTTGAGCTCGAGACAAATCACTGGAGCCGCGCGCCTCAGCGATACTGATCCAAATAGAacatggaggatggagggagaggagaggacaggaggagagatggagatgcGGAGGAAGGAGGGTGGAAACAGAAAGATTGCATGTGATCCCGTCTGCTGATCAGGGGACATAAAGCCATCGTAAATAAATACTAAACGGATATTGTCAGCGCAAATATATGCGCTTTTATTTTCCCTCAAAGGTTTTTCAAAAACATGTAATTAGTTTAGGATGCTATGCATATTGTAACAGTAGTTTGGGGTGGTGTTGTATCTCTCATTTAGTGGCCCCAGTTGTCGTTATAGTAACTGAAATAATTGTTATGAAAAATATTAGTATgcaaatatgaataataatacactataagtgaccAGTCATCATATTGGCAAGCGCTCCTCCATCTCTTGTTTAGTTCTGATAGGCCATATGACACTGCTGGTCCTATTGCCCCGCCCGCGCCTTTAGTTCAAATGGTTATTACTTAtgttacttatgtaaattagCGTCATATAGTTTTGAAAGCCTAGAATGTATATTGGCCTGAATGCTTGTTGAATAGGCCGAATAGCGATTTGGTTCAAAGTAACCTATGTTAAACCCTCCAGAGTGCAACCCATAATGGAGCCTTGTCCTGTATTTAACCTGAACGAGTAATTCGAGTTTGCATCAAAAATAATGACTCTGAATGAAAACCTCTTACCATGATAATTAAGAACCGTGCATGTGCCCAAATTAAGAATAAATTGTAGAATTTGCATCCTATACATTACATCGTCTCAATATCTTCTCTGACTAAATCGAAGTAGACTCAAATTTGATAATAATTCACAATCAAAGAAATCAAATTATTTGTTAGGAATTGTTAAAGACCATACATTGTTTGTCCTTATATCTGATGCACCGTGTATTACACATTATAGGCCCAGTGGTCCTCAGCACCCCGGCCCAGCTCGTGGCCCCGGTAATAGTGGCACGAGGGACGCTCTCCATCACGACGACCGAGATATATTTCGAAGTGGACGAGGATGACCCCTCCTTCAAACGGCTTGACTCCACGGTAAGTCCAACCGCCACGTTCCCTTTCTGTTTGATATGCGATTACCCCACAAGCTTTTGTTCACATTCAAGTTCACTTTACTGATTCATGTTCATGTTTAGGCTGGGCCCGCATAGACTCCAGGTTCCTTTATTTTGCAAGACACAAATTGTGATTTAGAGATGTAAAAAAATTATCCAGGTTCACACATGTGCAACAATTCAAACATTAGGAGATTGTGGAGCATTTTAGAAAATGTGATCTAATTGAAACCTTGTGCCATTTGGATTCCCAGAATGTAGACGAGCCTTAAGCCTGCCTAGGTTTATACGCGCGCGAGGCTCCACCTGGAGAGAACCTGGCCTACtatattttacaaatgtattgataTTAGGATCCCCTCAAAACCTGTAAACCTATGTCATCAAACGAGAGCCTACGATATCGGTTCGATTTTAGACCAACAGTATCATTGTTTATAAATATGGCGACTGTGTATGGACATGGGATAACAGTTGCACTATTGGGCTAACCCTAACGTTGTAACCTCGACATTTGCACAATTACGGGTTCAAAACACCTGGTTTTGCGCAGTCTTCGTGTGGACTGTATATTAGAAATATAGGCTTAATGTCTAACCCCAACCGTACCTCTCATACATGTTTTCCCCAACAGCCTTAAGCCTATAAAAAGCTTTTAATTAGACAGCCTATTATTATAACGTAGACAACCTGATAGATACAATATGTAGGATAGGCCTTAAGCCGGAACTAATAAAGATATGACAAACTATATTTGCGTAATTTAAAATGGGTTAAACACTAGGCCTATAAAATACCAATGTATGGTGCCGATAATAAATATGGCCTGTATGtgattaaaaaaatacaagttatacaTTTCATTAATCATGATTGGGACACAAATATTACATAGCTGGTTTTTATTAGGCTAACTCTTTAAATTAAATCAGAGACAGGAATAAAAAATCAGATCACAAATGTTATAATCCAGTGTATTTCAAGTGCATTTTTTCTTTTCAATTAGAccgtatttatatatattttcttatttTCAGGTTTTATCATGTTATCAAGGTACAAACAAAAATGATCGAGTATACTTTAAATAAGAATTCAAGTATGTTTATGGAATGTTTTTTAACGTAACAGATAATACCATCAAAATGTAAACTTTCAAAATGTGAAAATGTCCACTGACAACAGATACAGCAGACTATCACTGAAATGAATGTACTAATTTATTTTCtaccaaataaaaaaatgttcAGGCGTTTTACTTTAAAAGGTGGAATTGAGCTCTTAAGTTTACATGTCACAGAACAACATACACAATTTCAGACCACTGGAATCACAACCTATGAATGTATTTACAGTAGAAATTGTACAGTTATTTTGTCAAGGCTTGTATGGGGGCTTTATTTTAAAGCATTTAAGCAAATAAACGATTTAGACAACCGTGGGCATGGAGAGAAATAACGAAAGATTAACACTGCATTGTAACCTAACCTTGAATGTGGGTTGATGGTACAATTTGCTCCTAAATTATGACATCACAGAATATAATTAAGAGAAGGGTCATATTTGactaaatgtaataaaaatgatCTCAGAGTAAACGTCTTCATCGTCAGAGGATAGTCACATTTTACAAGACCTTGAATAAAACAGGGGTGCAGTGATCATTTCTGTCCATAGTCCTTTGATACATCACCAGGCCTCTCACTGACCCTCCTTTACTATAACACACATTTACCTCAGAGTTTCTCCAAGCTTTTGGGGTTGGTCAGAATCTCTCTCGCCAGTCGCCAGGTCTGTTTGGCTGCATTTTCTAGAGCAGAATGAGGTTTCCCCTGGAACAGGTCTAGATtaggcaggaagtaatggggacaCCTCCTGCACTGCAAACACGAAATAAGCTGCAATAGAATCCCGTTCAAACGGTCCCCGAGGTTGTTCTCGTCCCAGTCAGACTCCCGTGGATGTTTTTCACACTCATAAGAAACCAGAGTCTTCATGTGGTAGTTGTTGAGGGGCGTCCCAGGCAGCTCAAGGTGCCGGTCCCGTAACGTCTTAAGGACCGACAGACATTTCTTCCTGCAACCTCCCAGCAGTAAGCGGTTCTCGGCCTCACCGAACTGCAGGACCCAGGCGTCGCTCTCTGCCGAACTTTGTTTTCCGTTCAACGAGTAGCACTCTTTAGAGAGAAGGTTGAATCCCTCGGCCTTTACCTCGGCTACCCTGTTAGGCCCCGGCCAGGGGATGTGCGGTAGGGGCCAGTGCGCTGCGCTGCGGGGCCAGATCCCGGTGCATTTGAAAGCCGGGGTGATCTGAACGATGTATCTGTCTCTGATGCGTAACTTCACCTCGCTGGTGTCAGACACCATTTTGACAACATCTCTATAGCTGCATTTATCCACTGCCTGCGCCACTAGGGTCTGAAATCTGGAGCGGATCTTGCGCGCAGAGAGGTAGCCGGAGGCAGTGATGAATTCTACCCAGAGAGACATGCTCCTCTTGCGGCCGTCGCTCAGCTTGAGCACGGCGCAGCCCGGCAGAGACCCATCATCCACGAAGTTAAACACCCCCATCTGGTTGAGGTAGAGCACCACCTCGAACTCCGTGGGGGAGATGACCTCTAGCCCCTCGAAGCGGTTGTCCATCTCGCTGAGAGAGCTGATGAAGCGGGGCTCCTGCACCTCCACCTCCTTCAAGACGTCCGACACCACCTTGCACACCTCCCGGATGGTCTTGGAGATGGCCGCCTTCCGAGATTGACATTTCTCCTGGTAGTATTTGTTGAGGTGGTACACCAGCTTGGCCTGGGCGGCTATCATGTTAGGGCAGAGATCCGGGTTGTAGACCGGAGTCTCGCAGTAAGCCGACGGATCCAACGCGGCTGTTTGTACGGGAGCCAATTTTAGAGAAGAAAGAACgctattaaaaagaaaaaaatgtgTTCCACAAGACCCAACCCAGCCTCTTGCTAGTTGGGGCACATGCGTAATAACCTTGTTGGTCTAAATCATAAGCTTTTGCAATGGACTGCAGTTGAAAAAGTATGTCCTTCGATTTGCGAATAATTATCAAAAGTCCATATTACACGCCCTCACGTCACTAGTCAAAAGAACCtcgttgttgtttttgttacctCTCTAATCACTGCTGTAGTTATGGATCCACATGTGAAAGTGCGCGGTGCagtctgtgtgtgaatgtgtgagggCGTTGTGGAGGCGGCTGAGTCTTTCTGTGTTTAACAGCCCGGACGCTCTTCGGGAAATTATAAAGGGAGGGTTAGGAACGAGGATGTCCAATCGCCATCTGATTCGTCACCGCCTCCAGTTTATCGAACGCAAATTAATTCCCGGGTTTTATACACAATTTAAACTAAAGGTAGTAATGTCGAGGATCGGAAGTCCACCTACGCATTGGCGAGAGAAAAAACAGAGCCCACTTTCAGGAAGTCTTTTTGACATTTTAACGGATTTTCTTTAACTGCTCATTTTAGACTGCTTGTTTGTATGCTACAGTAGGTAGGCTATAAAATATGCCAATGTTTTGCTTATTTATTTGTTTTggaataaaacatattttaattgAGTAGCATTTTTCTCGTGTTTATTATTCTTGCTTTCTCAGATTATCGTTTTGTTTTATTCTTGTAGATTAGTGTGTCTGTATTGTCCACAGCCTAAGAATGGTAGCTGATCTAATATTAGACACGACGACTAGAATGACAGATTTGATGACAATCGTTGCGTGGGGTTATGTCTTTTATTTGATTGTTTGCTTTGACAGACGATTCGCACTGCTAAATCTATTCAACAGGGACATTTCAAATGGGAATTTGGAATGCAGTGCCCGGAGAAAAAAACATCCTACTACATGTTGAAATAACCTATATTAGATGGATTTACGTCTTCAGCATATCAGTAGGCTAGGCTATTGTATAATTATTAGGCCTGTGAAATCACACGCTGGTTATTTTGACAATAATGCATGTATGCCTGGAACATTGTAGTAGTTACAAATAGTGGACCGGTTAATTTCCCCAGTTTTCTTTTCCAGCATAAATAGGCTAATGATAACATAAAGGTACAAAGCCCTTTAGAAgttcattgtttttttttttttacagtgtcgTTGTATACGCTATTCAACGCAATAAAATACGTCTTCCGGCCTACTTTTCAATTAAGACGTTTTTGAATTTGAATGTAAATATTTTTCGTTATTTCAATGTATGAAATAGGCCTAAGATTCCTCATTAATTGAAGGATGAACTTGTCAAATTAAGTAGGACACTCATCTTTTCAGTGAAGAAAAATTAAGATGGCATAGAAATGTCCTTTAGCTATACCACTGTTTTGTAAGACTGTAATCTGTACATGTGTAGGCATTTTAATATATTTCCAATATGTATTATTTTTCAGCATTGGTAAATGTTTTATTGCAAGCATCTTGTTAGTTCGAAATACCGACAATTTTTTAGTTCACAATATTGCATAACGGCGTTTTGTTTGCAAAAACAGATTGTGAACACAAGGTTTTCATGAGCAGGCCGTTACAAATTATTGATGTTGTACATTTTAGGCATCATTCCAGGTGAGTGTTGTGTGAGCAGTGTTTACAATTATCACGAATATGATGATAGAACAAATTAAACAAAATTAAACAATTGCAAAGAAAAGAAAACTATactttatcattattattatgatgatgattattttagcctatatatatatatataaatatatatataattgactTGAGTAGGCCTAGTATTTTCATCAGAAGTAAATGAGGCCTACATAGGCAACACAACATAGGCTAGGTCTACAATATTCATGTTACTGCTACAAAAATACTTAACTATTCCAATCGTATTACTAATATAAAACAGATTATTATGTTATCAAGACCTCAATGGAAGCAAGACACATTTATGCACAGCACCAGTAGAATAGATATTTTTATGCAGACGAAGTTGCTGCACATTTCTGCACAGTAAATAAGTCCTTCCCCCACACCAGATCACCGAACAATCACTGTAGTTATCACCGAACCATCTCCCTATCTCGGAACCATCTCTAGCTTTAAAAGTAGTAATCATCGTAGCTTCCCGTCTCTGAAGGTTCAGTATGAGCTTTGAAGAAGTCGTCAAACGGCAAAGTTGCAGAGAGCAGGTACAGAACACAACGACGTTTACACTCATCTGCACCAACACTTTGCTGCACTGAACCACACGTTATCAGGATAGACTGCACCTTGTCAGTTCcggtgttgtctctctctgtgtgtgtgtgtgtgtgtgtgtgtgtgtgtgtgtgtgtgtgtgtgtgtgtgtgtgtgtgtgtgtgtgtgtgtgtgtgtgtgtgtgtgtgtgtgtgtgtgtgtgtgtgtgtgtgtgtgtgtgtgtgtgtgtgtgtgtgtgtgtgtgtgagatggatAGGTGTCTCCCACTATCATGCCAGCCAGTCTGGAAGTCTCTGTCAGCAGCATCAGCCCAATCATAATTAATGTCCCACTGTTACCAGGCAGGTATTACAGATATGACAACACATGGGGGTGCTGGGATAGATAGACCTTGCCAAGAGAACACGTCATTACTCTAGACCCATCTAAAGGTCTACTACGAAAATATTAATTCAAATTAAGTGTGAAATATAGTATTCATGACCTTAATTATTATTTTAGATTGATAGTCAACATAAATCGTTTGGGGATAGATATTGACAAAACTAGGTACTAGCTACCACTTCCCAGTGTAGATTTTTCTTAGTCACTTTCATGGAGTGTTTTGCGAATGTAGGAAATTCTATACTGGTTCCAtgtggagagagataggaggaaaACCTGCACCTCTtttccatctatctctctctctctctctctctctctctctctctctctctctctctctctctctctctctctctctctctctctctctctctctctctctctgtgtagatcAGCAGGTATACTGGCCTTTATTAGAGCCAGACTAGTCTACAGTCTACTTCCAGCTccaactttgtgtgtgtgtatgtgtgtgtgtgtgtgtcagtgtggccATGAGGCTGGTCATCACTCTATGTGATAGAGGAGGGGCTTTTCTTCAGGATTATCACCTCTTTAATCTAAAGCATGTGGCTGCTTAGATCTAACAACCTGGACTACTCTACACAGATCTACATGTAACAACCTGGACTACTCTACACAGATCTACATGTAACAACCTGGACTACTCTACACAGATCTACATGTAAATGTTCATGTTTAGATCTAACAACCTGAGGTGCGTTCAGTTCGGTTCAGCGTTTGCTACGTTGCGTGACGGTTTGTACTGAATGACACGTTTCCTCAAAACAGTGTGCAATGTTCTTCAACAGCCTTTGAGGTACGTTTGTGTGTGAATTAAACATTGCACACCATT
It contains:
- the LOC120018776 gene encoding putative nucleotidyltransferase MAB21L1, which translates into the protein MIAAQAKLVYHLNKYYQEKCQSRKAAISKTIREVCKVVSDVLKEVEVQEPRFISSLSEMDNRFEGLEVISPTEFEVVLYLNQMGVFNFVDDGSLPGCAVLKLSDGRKRSMSLWVEFITASGYLSARKIRSRFQTLVAQAVDKCSYRDVVKMVSDTSEVKLRIRDRYIVQITPAFKCTGIWPRSAAHWPLPHIPWPGPNRVAEVKAEGFNLLSKECYSLNGKQSSAESDAWVLQFGEAENRLLLGGCRKKCLSVLKTLRDRHLELPGTPLNNYHMKTLVSYECEKHPRESDWDENNLGDRLNGILLQLISCLQCRRCPHYFLPNLDLFQGKPHSALENAAKQTWRLAREILTNPKSLEKL